One Ignavibacterium sp. DNA segment encodes these proteins:
- a CDS encoding TIGR01777 family oxidoreductase: MKRIVVTGATGLIGKKLVDSLIKMKYEVIAFSRNAEKAKLLLPDANKFVSWDYTKPNEWRSEIENSFAIIHLAGNNLFEKRWNEKFKSKILESRELSTRNLIEAVKSSTNKPGVFICASGIGIYGDRADELLKEESLNGNDFLADVCKVWENESRKVEEFGVRSVQIRTGLVLSTEDGALKQMLPAFKFFVGGPLGSGKQWSSWLHIDDIVKIYLYALEGNSISGPVNAVSPNPVTMWEFAKTLGKVLNRPSIFPVPKFVLKLVIGEAAEVVTASQKVVPDKLIKCGYKFKFDNIETALRDLLK, translated from the coding sequence ATGAAACGAATTGTTGTAACCGGTGCAACAGGTTTGATCGGCAAAAAACTTGTTGATTCGCTTATAAAAATGAAATATGAAGTTATTGCTTTTAGCAGGAATGCTGAAAAGGCAAAACTGCTGCTTCCAGATGCAAATAAATTTGTCAGTTGGGATTATACAAAGCCAAATGAATGGAGATCTGAGATAGAAAATTCATTTGCCATTATTCATCTCGCTGGTAACAATCTTTTTGAAAAACGATGGAATGAAAAATTCAAGTCGAAGATATTAGAGTCTCGTGAACTAAGCACAAGAAATCTTATTGAAGCAGTAAAATCCAGTACGAATAAACCAGGAGTTTTTATTTGTGCTAGTGGAATCGGCATTTATGGAGACCGTGCTGATGAATTGCTTAAGGAAGAGTCATTAAATGGAAACGATTTTCTTGCTGATGTATGTAAAGTATGGGAGAATGAATCAAGAAAAGTTGAGGAGTTTGGAGTTAGAAGTGTACAAATAAGAACAGGATTAGTTTTGAGCACTGAAGACGGAGCACTTAAACAGATGTTACCGGCATTCAAATTTTTTGTTGGTGGACCCTTGGGAAGCGGTAAACAGTGGTCTTCCTGGTTGCATATTGATGATATTGTTAAAATCTATTTATATGCGTTAGAAGGTAATAGTATTTCAGGACCAGTAAATGCTGTCTCGCCCAATCCGGTTACAATGTGGGAATTTGCTAAAACATTGGGTAAAGTTCTAAATCGTCCTTCAATCTTTCCTGTTCCAAAATTTGTTTTAAAATTAGTGATAGGCGAGGCTGCCGAAGTAGTTACAGCAAGCCAAAAGGTTGTGCCAGATAAACTTATTAAATGTGGTTACAAGTTTAAATTCGATAATATAGAAACGGCGTTAAGAGATTTGCTTAAATAA
- the metK gene encoding methionine adenosyltransferase: MSFFFTSESVSEGHPDKVCDAISDGILDAIYSKDTNARVACETFVTTGLVLVGGEITTKAYVEVQDIVRATVKRIGYTSADYKFDAESCSVLNAIHSQSPDIAMGVDTGGAGDQGIMFGYACDQTPELMPMPIMFAHKLVKKLAEIRKGENGFMPYLRPDSKSQVTVEYDDNKKPLRVDAVVVSTQHDADVTQQKIKDDVIENVVKKVIPAEMLDAKTKYFVNPTGRFEIGGPHGDSGLTGRKIIVDTYGGWAPHGGGAFSGKDPSKVDRSATYAARHIAKNVVAAKLAKECLVQLSYAIGVAEPISVYVDTKGTGVISDSEISKMIQKEVDLTPNGIISRLQLRRPIYQKTSVYGHFGRTEPEFTWETLDLVPLFTKYT, from the coding sequence ATGTCATTTTTCTTCACATCAGAATCTGTTTCTGAAGGTCATCCGGATAAAGTATGTGATGCAATATCCGATGGAATATTAGATGCAATTTATTCTAAAGATACAAATGCAAGAGTAGCTTGTGAGACTTTTGTTACTACAGGATTAGTATTAGTCGGCGGCGAAATAACCACTAAAGCTTATGTTGAAGTGCAGGATATTGTAAGAGCAACCGTTAAAAGAATTGGCTATACAAGTGCTGATTATAAGTTTGATGCTGAATCATGTTCGGTATTAAATGCAATTCACTCGCAGTCACCTGATATCGCAATGGGTGTAGATACTGGTGGTGCCGGAGACCAGGGAATTATGTTTGGATACGCTTGTGATCAAACACCAGAACTTATGCCGATGCCCATTATGTTTGCTCATAAACTTGTTAAAAAACTTGCTGAGATAAGAAAGGGTGAAAATGGTTTTATGCCGTATCTCAGACCGGACTCAAAATCGCAGGTTACAGTTGAGTATGATGATAATAAAAAACCTTTAAGAGTTGATGCTGTTGTGGTTTCAACGCAACATGATGCAGATGTAACACAGCAAAAAATTAAAGATGATGTAATAGAAAATGTTGTGAAGAAAGTTATTCCGGCTGAAATGCTCGATGCAAAAACAAAATACTTTGTAAATCCTACCGGCAGATTTGAAATTGGCGGGCCACATGGAGATAGTGGTTTAACAGGCAGAAAAATTATTGTTGATACTTATGGCGGCTGGGCTCCTCATGGCGGTGGAGCTTTTTCTGGAAAAGATCCCAGTAAAGTTGATAGAAGTGCAACTTATGCTGCAAGACATATAGCAAAAAATGTTGTTGCTGCAAAACTGGCTAAAGAATGTTTGGTTCAGCTTTCTTATGCAATAGGAGTTGCTGAACCAATTTCGGTTTATGTTGATACTAAGGGAACAGGAGTAATTTCTGATTCAGAAATATCAAAAATGATACAGAAGGAAGTTGATCTTACACCTAATGGAATAATAAGCAGATTACAATTAAGAAGACCAATTTATCAGAAAACTTCAGTCTATGGTCATTTCGGTAGAACCGAACCAGAATTTACCTGGGAAACTTTGGACCTTGTTCCGTTGTTTACAAAATATACTTAA
- a CDS encoding 4-hydroxy-3-methylbut-2-enyl diphosphate reductase: protein MKSFNIPGVYRSSFITRIKNLRKDSDPRKKDFTPTLLDFGVVRFYLARHFGFCYGVENAIEIAYKTIEENPDKRIFLLSEMIHNPGVNHDLKNLGVKFLMDTSGKQLIDWEELTNEDIVIIPAFGTTLEIEEKLNELGIDPYQYNTTCPFVQRVWTRSAQLGDEDFTVIIHGKSYHEETRATFSHSNTNAKSLIIRDLEEAKQLSSFILGGFSEQEFYEIFKGKYSNGFNAEKDLEKVGVVNQTTMLATETQAIADLLRETMIKRYGLNEIKNHFADTRDTLCYATNDNQDATYGLLEVEADFAIVVGGYNSSNTSHIVEICEQKLTTYFISSEKKILSETEISHFDLHNRQEIQTNNFIPQKDIITILLTSGASCPDAVVERVLRKIHSYFPYAIDVDEVIESLLLKI from the coding sequence ATGAAAAGTTTTAATATACCAGGTGTTTACAGAAGTTCTTTTATTACAAGAATTAAAAACTTGCGTAAAGATTCTGATCCAAGAAAAAAAGATTTTACTCCTACTCTTTTAGATTTTGGTGTTGTAAGGTTTTATTTAGCAAGACATTTTGGATTTTGCTACGGTGTAGAAAACGCAATTGAGATAGCTTATAAAACAATTGAAGAAAATCCTGATAAAAGAATATTTCTTTTGAGTGAGATGATCCATAATCCCGGAGTTAATCACGACCTAAAAAATCTTGGTGTAAAGTTTTTAATGGATACTTCAGGAAAGCAGCTAATTGATTGGGAAGAATTAACTAATGAAGATATTGTTATCATTCCTGCTTTCGGAACAACTTTAGAAATTGAAGAAAAACTTAATGAACTTGGAATTGATCCTTATCAGTACAATACCACCTGCCCTTTTGTGCAAAGAGTTTGGACCAGAAGTGCACAGCTTGGTGATGAAGATTTTACTGTTATTATTCATGGAAAATCTTACCATGAAGAAACACGGGCTACTTTCTCACATAGCAATACTAATGCTAAGTCTCTTATCATAAGAGATTTGGAGGAAGCAAAACAGCTATCTTCTTTCATTCTTGGAGGGTTTAGTGAACAGGAATTTTATGAAATCTTCAAAGGAAAGTATTCAAACGGCTTTAATGCAGAAAAGGATTTAGAGAAAGTCGGAGTTGTAAATCAAACAACGATGCTTGCAACCGAAACTCAGGCAATTGCAGATTTGTTAAGAGAAACGATGATAAAAAGATATGGATTGAATGAAATCAAAAATCACTTTGCTGATACGCGCGATACTCTTTGTTATGCTACAAACGATAATCAGGATGCAACCTATGGATTATTAGAAGTTGAAGCAGATTTTGCAATTGTTGTCGGGGGTTATAATTCATCAAACACCTCTCATATTGTTGAAATTTGTGAGCAAAAATTGACCACGTATTTTATTTCTTCTGAAAAAAAGATTTTATCGGAAACAGAAATAAGTCATTTTGATCTGCATAACCGGCAGGAGATTCAAACAAATAATTTCATACCGCAGAAAGATATAATAACAATATTGTTAACAAGTGGTGCAAGCTGTCCTGATGCAGTAGTTGAGAGGGTCCTTAGGAAAATTCACTCATATTTTCCTTATGCTATTGATGTTGATGAAGTAATAGAATCATTGTTATTAAAAATTTAA
- a CDS encoding methyltransferase domain-containing protein, producing the protein MKYDPVKNIFATIIKKFPFLRIIFYKILDLMFLRSWYVRRELKNLRKLFGSKKISIYDAGSGYGQYSYFMSKALQPCEIYSVDVKEDWINDCINFFKSQKIENVSFGIEDLTVINHTDKFDLIVCVDVMEHIEDDRKVFENFYTALKKNGYLIINTPSIYGGSDVHDDDDESFIGEHARDGYSKEELEAKLHPAGFATYQSKYTYGFWGDKAWRLGIKYPILMVNLSKLFLIILPLYYLLTFPFTFIMMWIDYKSNNKVGSGINFIAAK; encoded by the coding sequence ATGAAATACGATCCGGTAAAAAATATTTTTGCAACTATTATTAAGAAATTTCCATTTTTAAGAATCATCTTTTATAAGATACTTGATTTAATGTTCTTACGTTCGTGGTATGTTAGAAGAGAATTAAAAAATCTCAGAAAATTATTCGGCAGTAAAAAAATAAGCATTTATGATGCTGGCTCAGGCTATGGGCAGTATTCTTATTTTATGTCTAAGGCTCTTCAGCCTTGCGAAATCTATTCGGTTGATGTAAAAGAGGACTGGATTAACGACTGTATAAATTTTTTCAAAAGTCAGAAAATTGAAAATGTTTCTTTTGGTATTGAAGATCTAACAGTAATAAATCATACGGATAAATTTGATTTAATAGTCTGTGTTGATGTAATGGAGCATATTGAAGATGACAGAAAAGTGTTTGAAAACTTTTATACCGCACTTAAAAAAAATGGATACTTAATCATAAACACACCTTCAATATACGGAGGCAGCGATGTTCACGATGATGATGATGAAAGCTTTATTGGCGAACACGCACGTGACGGTTACTCAAAAGAAGAACTTGAAGCGAAACTTCATCCGGCTGGATTTGCAACTTATCAATCCAAATACACATACGGATTTTGGGGAGATAAAGCCTGGAGACTCGGTATTAAATATCCTATACTAATGGTCAATCTTTCAAAGTTATTTTTGATCATTCTGCCATTATATTACTTACTAACGTTTCCGTTCACTTTTATAATGATGTGGATTGATTATAAATCAAATAACAAAGTAGGATCCGGAATTAATTTTATAGCAGCAAAGTAG
- a CDS encoding choice-of-anchor J domain-containing protein, with product MQKIFLPFLLSFFVFAVVVNAQHSRTNQDNFKNTPIVHQIPSESVLFMDDMNGDNTLTGIQARGWFFDDVDGAGITTVFQGNTTVFPAYEGPATGYIGQNFNGAFNGGLLIDQWLISPLVTVTAGDTLKFWHRSPDNSSWADPLEVWVSTTGGTTHSDFDVQLASFTGSITGWQQYVGNFTTSGTVRFAVRYYTTTGGPSGTTSDYVGLDLFEVTGTAASTQDLFISEYLEGSSNNKAIEIFNPTGASVDLSNYRVVRSNNGADSIQYIQPLSGTLAANQVFVLANPQADPTILAVADIDTGAITFYNGDDYMALEKNIASVWTPIDVIGILGEDPGTAWTVAGIANGTAEHTLVRKEEVLFGTTDWALSAGTDSVSSQWIVYPQNTFTFLGNHTVVPVELTSFVASVSGTSINLAWSTASELNNLGFEIERKSTNSEWQVIGFVAGFGTSTRTNKYYFSDDNLSIGKYSYRLKQVDFEGTFEYSNIVEAEIIAVNKFELSQNYPNPFNPSTSIKFNLPVASNVKLSVFNLLGQEVKTLVNGFKTAGSHTITFDASALSSGIYLYKIEANNFTQTRKMTLIK from the coding sequence ATGCAGAAAATTTTTCTTCCTTTTTTACTTTCATTTTTTGTTTTTGCTGTTGTAGTCAATGCTCAGCACAGCAGAACAAATCAGGATAACTTTAAGAACACACCAATAGTTCATCAAATTCCAAGTGAATCAGTTTTATTTATGGATGATATGAACGGTGATAATACATTGACAGGCATTCAGGCAAGAGGTTGGTTTTTTGATGATGTTGATGGAGCTGGTATAACCACGGTATTCCAGGGAAATACTACCGTATTTCCTGCATACGAAGGACCAGCCACAGGTTACATTGGACAGAATTTTAATGGCGCATTTAATGGCGGATTATTGATTGATCAATGGTTAATTTCTCCACTGGTAACTGTAACTGCTGGAGATACACTTAAATTCTGGCATCGCTCACCTGATAACAGTTCTTGGGCTGACCCTCTTGAAGTTTGGGTTTCAACTACTGGCGGTACAACTCACTCAGATTTTGATGTTCAATTAGCATCATTTACAGGTTCGATCACAGGATGGCAGCAATATGTTGGTAATTTTACTACATCAGGAACAGTAAGATTTGCTGTAAGATATTATACTACAACTGGCGGTCCATCTGGTACTACATCAGATTATGTAGGACTTGATTTATTTGAAGTTACTGGAACAGCAGCAAGTACACAGGATTTATTCATTTCGGAATACTTAGAAGGTTCAAGCAATAATAAAGCGATAGAAATCTTCAACCCAACTGGTGCAAGTGTAGATCTATCAAATTATAGAGTTGTAAGATCTAATAACGGTGCTGATTCCATTCAATACATTCAACCTCTTTCTGGTACTTTGGCTGCAAATCAGGTATTTGTATTGGCTAACCCACAAGCTGATCCAACAATCTTAGCTGTTGCTGATATTGATACTGGTGCTATCACTTTCTATAACGGTGATGATTATATGGCATTAGAAAAAAATATCGCAAGTGTATGGACTCCAATTGATGTAATAGGAATTTTAGGTGAAGATCCTGGCACTGCCTGGACTGTTGCTGGTATAGCTAATGGTACCGCAGAACATACACTTGTTAGAAAAGAAGAAGTTTTATTCGGAACAACAGATTGGGCTTTATCAGCAGGAACAGATTCAGTTAGTTCACAATGGATAGTATATCCCCAAAACACTTTTACTTTTTTAGGAAATCATACTGTCGTACCTGTTGAGTTAACTTCATTTGTTGCATCTGTAAGCGGAACTTCTATTAACTTAGCTTGGTCAACCGCATCCGAATTAAATAACCTTGGTTTTGAGATTGAACGAAAATCTACTAACTCCGAATGGCAAGTGATCGGATTTGTTGCTGGATTTGGAACTTCAACCAGAACTAATAAGTATTATTTCTCAGATGATAATTTATCAATAGGTAAATACAGTTATAGACTGAAACAAGTTGATTTTGAAGGTACTTTTGAATACTCGAATATTGTTGAAGCTGAAATAATTGCGGTTAATAAATTTGAATTATCACAAAATTATCCTAACCCATTTAACCCTTCTACTTCTATCAAATTTAATTTACCTGTTGCGAGCAATGTAAAATTATCAGTCTTCAATTTATTAGGACAGGAAGTTAAAACACTTGTAAACGGATTTAAAACTGCTGGTTCACATACCATTACGTTTGATGCTAGCGCACTTTCAAGTGGTATTTACCTTTATAAAATCGAAGCAAATAACTTTACTCAAACCAGAAAAATGACTTTGATAAAGTAA
- a CDS encoding glycosyltransferase produces MKIVIVSPAYPLRGGIANFTAQLYKELIITNHVDVLTFKRQYPAIFFPGKSQFENGEDVDKIPAEIIIDSINPISWKETAKKIIKLNPELVIFAYWLPFFALCYSSIAKSLMKETRAKLLALCHNIIPHEKRPGDKLLTKSFLNKMDFFITLSEEVKKDLEKFVKQPKCKVLPHPVYSRFGEKVSKEKALSKLKLTDAKYVLFFGFIRDYKGLDVLIEALVFVKEKIKIKLIVAGEFYDDEKKYTGLIEKLNLQDDVILFSDFISTEEVKYYFSAADVVILPYKSATQSGIVQIAVNFDKPVIAASVGGLGEVIKNNQTGYIVEPENPSQLADAIIKFYTENKENEFSNNISKIAEQYSWKNFVNGIFNLINS; encoded by the coding sequence ATGAAAATCGTAATTGTATCACCGGCTTATCCTTTGAGAGGCGGTATTGCTAATTTTACTGCCCAGCTTTACAAGGAATTAATAATTACTAATCACGTGGATGTTCTTACTTTTAAAAGACAATATCCGGCAATTTTTTTCCCCGGAAAATCACAATTTGAAAACGGCGAAGATGTTGATAAAATTCCGGCTGAAATAATTATTGATTCCATTAATCCGATATCCTGGAAAGAAACTGCTAAAAAAATTATTAAGCTTAATCCTGAGTTGGTAATCTTTGCATATTGGCTGCCATTTTTTGCTCTTTGTTATAGTTCAATTGCAAAAAGTTTAATGAAAGAAACTAGAGCAAAATTACTTGCTTTATGCCATAATATTATTCCACACGAAAAAAGACCCGGCGATAAACTATTAACCAAATCTTTTTTGAACAAAATGGATTTCTTTATCACTCTTTCTGAAGAAGTAAAAAAAGATCTTGAGAAGTTTGTTAAACAACCAAAATGCAAAGTTCTTCCGCATCCGGTGTATTCAAGATTCGGTGAAAAGGTTAGTAAAGAAAAAGCGCTGAGTAAGCTTAAACTTACTGATGCAAAGTATGTTTTATTCTTCGGTTTTATTCGGGATTATAAAGGCTTGGATGTTCTTATTGAAGCACTAGTTTTTGTTAAAGAAAAAATCAAAATAAAGTTGATTGTGGCTGGAGAATTTTACGATGATGAAAAAAAATATACAGGACTAATTGAAAAGCTAAATTTGCAAGACGATGTGATTTTGTTTTCAGATTTTATTTCTACAGAGGAAGTTAAATATTATTTTTCTGCTGCTGATGTTGTAATTCTTCCTTACAAAAGTGCAACACAAAGCGGCATTGTTCAGATAGCTGTTAATTTTGATAAACCAGTTATTGCCGCAAGTGTTGGCGGTCTGGGTGAGGTAATTAAGAATAACCAAACCGGCTATATTGTAGAACCGGAAAATCCCAGTCAGTTAGCTGACGCAATAATTAAGTTTTATACTGAGAATAAAGAAAATGAATTTTCAAATAATATTTCTAAAATTGCTGAACAGTATTCGTGGAAAAATTTTGTAAATGGAATTTTTAATTTAATTAACTCATAA
- a CDS encoding nitronate monooxygenase — translation MKTKITELLNIKYPIIQAGMVWVSGWELASAVSNEGGLGLIGAGSMKPDLLKEHIKKCNAVTDKPFGVNIPLLRKDADELVKASLDEGIKIFFTSAGNPKTFTSLLKEKGCTVVHVVANLKYGMKAQEAGCDAVVGEGVEAGGHNGADQITTLCLIPQLVDKLNIPVIAAGGIADGRGILAALSLGAEGVQIGTRFAATVESSAHQNFKDEIVKAGGQDTVLAFKKIGLVRMIKNDFAIRAIKAESEGWNETQLRELLATKRERMGIFDGDLIEGELEAGQGVGLINDIPTVKELFKRVLNEIEITNRKINNLYKG, via the coding sequence ATGAAAACAAAAATAACAGAGTTATTAAATATAAAATATCCTATCATTCAGGCTGGTATGGTGTGGGTTTCAGGCTGGGAATTAGCTTCGGCAGTTTCTAATGAAGGCGGTTTAGGTTTGATTGGGGCTGGTTCAATGAAACCTGATCTATTAAAAGAGCATATAAAAAAATGTAATGCTGTTACTGATAAACCATTTGGAGTTAATATTCCTTTATTAAGAAAAGATGCTGATGAACTAGTTAAAGCATCACTTGATGAAGGGATAAAAATATTTTTTACTTCCGCTGGAAATCCAAAAACCTTTACTTCTCTTTTGAAAGAAAAGGGCTGTACTGTTGTTCATGTTGTAGCAAATTTAAAATATGGGATGAAAGCACAGGAAGCTGGTTGTGATGCAGTTGTTGGAGAAGGCGTTGAAGCCGGCGGGCATAATGGGGCAGATCAGATTACAACCTTATGTCTGATACCTCAGCTTGTTGATAAACTTAATATCCCGGTTATTGCTGCCGGCGGTATTGCTGACGGAAGAGGAATACTTGCAGCATTATCGCTTGGTGCAGAAGGAGTGCAGATAGGAACACGGTTTGCAGCGACTGTTGAATCTTCTGCTCATCAGAATTTTAAAGATGAAATTGTTAAAGCCGGTGGTCAGGATACTGTTTTAGCCTTCAAAAAAATCGGACTTGTCAGAATGATTAAAAATGATTTTGCAATCCGAGCTATCAAAGCTGAAAGTGAAGGATGGAATGAAACGCAATTAAGAGAATTACTTGCTACTAAACGTGAGCGAATGGGAATCTTTGATGGTGATTTAATTGAAGGTGAACTTGAAGCAGGTCAAGGTGTGGGGCTTATAAATGACATCCCGACAGTGAAAGAATTGTTTAAGAGAGTGCTTAATGAGATTGAAATTACAAACAGAAAAATTAATAATTTATATAAGGGATAA
- the ahcY gene encoding adenosylhomocysteinase: protein MSVTLDKKIDLTLPYKVKDISLAEWGRKEIELAEVEMPGLMSLREEYRGKKPLKGARIAGCLHMTIQTAVLIETLIELGAEVRWSSCNIFSTQDHAAAAIAKAGVPVFAWKGMNEDEFNWCIEQTLFFGDESKPLNMILDDGGDLTNMVFDNYPELAAGIKGVSEETTTGVHRLYERMENGTLPIPAINVNDSVTKSKFDNKYGCRESLVDAIRRATDLMLAGKVAVVAGFGDVGKGSAESLKNAHVRVIVTEIDPICALQAAMEGYEVKRMDDAVKEADIVVTATGNTNVVDARHFEMMKDKTVVCNIGHFDTEINMAWLNKKYGDTKVIIKPQVDKYTLDGKDIIILAEGRLVNLGCATGHPSFVMSNSFTNQTLAQLELWNHPDRYENKVYTLPKHLDERVARLHLKKIGVEIDTLTPEQAKYIGVKVEGPFKPDYYRY from the coding sequence ATGAGTGTAACGCTCGATAAAAAAATTGATCTCACACTTCCTTATAAAGTTAAAGATATTTCTTTAGCTGAGTGGGGAAGAAAAGAAATAGAATTAGCAGAAGTTGAAATGCCGGGCTTGATGTCTTTACGTGAAGAATACCGCGGCAAGAAACCGCTTAAAGGTGCAAGAATTGCAGGCTGTTTACATATGACAATACAAACTGCAGTTTTGATTGAAACATTAATTGAACTTGGAGCTGAAGTAAGATGGTCATCTTGTAATATTTTTTCAACTCAAGATCACGCTGCTGCTGCTATTGCAAAAGCAGGAGTTCCGGTTTTTGCCTGGAAAGGAATGAACGAAGATGAATTTAACTGGTGCATCGAACAGACATTATTTTTTGGCGATGAATCAAAACCATTAAATATGATTCTTGATGACGGCGGCGATTTAACCAATATGGTTTTTGATAACTATCCAGAACTTGCAGCCGGTATTAAAGGCGTCTCAGAAGAAACTACTACCGGTGTTCATCGCTTGTATGAGAGAATGGAAAATGGAACACTTCCAATACCTGCAATTAATGTTAATGATTCAGTTACAAAATCTAAGTTCGATAACAAGTACGGCTGCAGAGAGTCTTTAGTTGATGCAATACGCAGAGCAACCGATCTTATGCTCGCAGGTAAAGTAGCTGTTGTTGCAGGTTTCGGTGATGTTGGCAAAGGCTCAGCTGAATCATTAAAGAATGCACATGTAAGAGTTATCGTTACTGAAATTGATCCAATCTGTGCATTGCAGGCAGCAATGGAGGGTTATGAGGTTAAGAGAATGGATGACGCAGTAAAAGAAGCTGATATTGTTGTTACTGCAACCGGTAATACAAATGTTGTTGATGCAAGACATTTCGAAATGATGAAGGACAAAACTGTTGTTTGCAATATCGGACATTTTGATACTGAAATAAACATGGCATGGCTGAATAAAAAATATGGCGACACAAAAGTTATAATTAAACCTCAGGTTGATAAATACACACTTGATGGTAAAGATATAATTATTCTTGCAGAAGGAAGATTAGTAAATCTTGGCTGCGCAACAGGTCATCCTTCATTTGTTATGTCAAATTCATTTACAAATCAGACTCTGGCGCAGTTAGAACTATGGAATCATCCTGACAGATATGAAAATAAAGTTTATACTTTACCAAAACATCTGGATGAAAGAGTTGCAAGATTGCACCTGAAGAAAATCGGAGTTGAGATTGATACTTTAACACCGGAACAGGCAAAATATATTGGTGTTAAGGTTGAAGGTCCATTTAAGCCTGATTATTACAGGTATTAA
- a CDS encoding glycosyltransferase family 2 protein, with product MAESDQNKPVQSEKSSTGQTPNKYRKGGRRYYPKKRYYKPQTSSSDQAAQPVKVSFQKISIVVPLFNEEESIQPLINEIRKAIKTLNKPYEVIFVDDGSTDKSLQVIKDAGKTDTRLKYISFRKNYGKSAALQVGFKTATGDVIITMDADLQDDPFEVPNLLKKLDEGYDLCSGWKKERFDPFIKKYSSRFFNFITRLFSGIKIHDFNCGLKAYRREVVQNLNVYGELHRYVPVLAKWQGFTVTEIPVKHHKRRYGKTKFGISRFFKGFIDLITVTFVSRYIKRPMHFFGFLGAVAFFIGLIVNGYLTIEWLSGKALSNRPMLFLGMLLIIVGVQFFSVGLLGEMMVHQNQSEREYVIKDRN from the coding sequence GTGGCAGAAAGCGATCAAAATAAACCGGTTCAGAGTGAAAAGAGCAGTACCGGGCAGACTCCTAATAAATACCGCAAAGGCGGCAGAAGATATTATCCTAAAAAGAGATATTATAAACCTCAGACTTCATCCAGCGATCAAGCAGCCCAGCCTGTAAAAGTAAGTTTTCAGAAAATTTCTATTGTTGTACCGCTTTTTAATGAAGAGGAATCTATTCAGCCGCTTATCAATGAAATTAGAAAAGCAATCAAAACATTAAATAAACCTTATGAAGTTATTTTTGTAGATGATGGAAGTACTGATAAATCTTTACAGGTAATTAAAGATGCTGGTAAAACTGATACACGATTAAAATATATTAGCTTTAGAAAAAATTATGGTAAATCCGCAGCTTTGCAGGTCGGATTTAAAACTGCTACCGGCGATGTAATTATTACAATGGATGCAGATCTGCAGGATGATCCTTTTGAAGTTCCAAATCTCTTAAAGAAACTTGATGAAGGTTATGATCTTTGTTCAGGCTGGAAGAAAGAAAGATTTGATCCGTTTATAAAAAAATATTCGTCGCGCTTCTTCAATTTTATTACAAGATTATTCAGCGGAATTAAAATTCATGATTTTAATTGTGGATTAAAAGCTTATCGCAGAGAAGTTGTACAAAATTTAAATGTTTACGGCGAGCTTCACCGATATGTACCTGTACTCGCTAAATGGCAGGGCTTTACTGTTACTGAAATTCCTGTTAAACATCATAAACGCAGATATGGAAAAACTAAATTTGGTATCTCGAGATTCTTTAAAGGTTTTATTGATTTAATTACAGTTACCTTTGTAAGCAGATATATAAAACGACCAATGCACTTTTTCGGATTTTTGGGAGCAGTGGCTTTTTTTATAGGTTTGATTGTTAATGGTTATTTAACAATCGAGTGGTTATCCGGTAAAGCCTTAAGCAACCGACCGATGCTGTTCCTTGGTATGTTGTTGATTATAGTTGGTGTTCAGTTTTTTTCTGTAGGATTGCTTGGTGAAATGATGGTCCATCAAAACCAAAGTGAAAGGGAATATGTTATTAAAGACCGAAACTAA
- a CDS encoding Txe/YoeB family addiction module toxin, translating to MASSNLKGRVELLLTFIAQNPYAFSQPFEILTDNLKGFISRRINKQHRLVYEVLEAEKIIKVLRI from the coding sequence ATTGCTTCTTCAAATTTAAAAGGGAGAGTGGAATTGCTTCTTACCTTTATAGCACAGAATCCTTACGCATTTTCTCAGCCATTTGAGATTCTTACAGATAATCTTAAAGGTTTTATTTCAAGAAGAATTAATAAACAACATAGACTTGTTTATGAAGTTTTAGAAGCAGAAAAAATTATAAAAGTATTGAGAATTTAG